One segment of Methylotuvimicrobium sp. KM2 DNA contains the following:
- a CDS encoding class I SAM-dependent methyltransferase: MKRISLVHEAHKAVQTVLQAGDYAVDATVGNGHDTLFLARHVGPGGIVFGFDIQQNAIDQTRSRLEQGKVETPFELFRVSHAVMTNTIPAQFHGRIKAVMFNLGYLPGGDKLLITRTDTTIAALNQALRVLAPDGLLTILAYPGHSGGDQEADEVDKWCADLDGSRYDKLCINSQENQKSMPRLYLVNPA, from the coding sequence ATGAAACGCATTTCCTTGGTTCACGAAGCGCATAAAGCCGTACAGACTGTATTGCAAGCCGGCGATTACGCGGTCGATGCCACGGTCGGTAACGGGCATGATACGCTGTTTCTGGCACGGCATGTCGGTCCCGGCGGAATCGTGTTCGGGTTCGACATTCAACAAAACGCGATCGATCAAACGCGGAGCAGACTCGAACAGGGAAAAGTCGAAACGCCGTTTGAACTATTTAGGGTGAGTCATGCGGTAATGACGAATACGATTCCCGCACAGTTTCACGGGCGCATCAAAGCGGTCATGTTCAATCTGGGATATCTTCCAGGCGGCGACAAATTGCTGATCACTCGAACCGATACGACGATTGCCGCGCTGAATCAGGCTCTTCGAGTGCTTGCACCGGATGGATTATTGACGATACTTGCCTATCCGGGCCATTCCGGCGGCGATCAAGAAGCCGATGAAGTCGACAAATGGTGCGCCGATTTGGATGGCTCTCGCTATGATAAGTTATGCATCAACAGTCAGGAAAATCAAAAGAGTATGCCCCGTCTATATCTCGTTAACCCAGCCTAA
- a CDS encoding pyrimidine/purine nucleoside phosphorylase, giving the protein MSEFHNVSVVKKANVYHDGNITSRTVKFSDGSIKTLGFMLPGEYTFNTVDKELMEIIDGELEVLLPGSEQWQKVKGGDSFDIPANAQFQINIKSPTDYCCSYFK; this is encoded by the coding sequence ATGTCGGAATTCCATAATGTTTCTGTCGTCAAAAAAGCTAACGTCTATCATGACGGTAATATCACGAGCCGTACCGTTAAATTTAGCGACGGTAGCATCAAAACTTTAGGCTTTATGTTGCCGGGAGAATACACGTTCAACACCGTCGATAAAGAATTGATGGAAATAATCGACGGAGAACTTGAAGTATTATTGCCAGGCTCCGAACAATGGCAAAAAGTTAAGGGGGGCGACTCGTTCGACATTCCTGCGAATGCGCAATTTCAAATTAACATCAAAAGCCCTACCGATTATTGTTGTTCTTATTTTAAATAG
- the smpB gene encoding SsrA-binding protein SmpB: MADKKSKKKNKSQNNTIATNRQATHEYFIEERFEAGLVLEGWEVKSLREGRAQLKESYVQIKRGEAWLYGAHISPLLSASTHVNPDSIRGRKLLLHRQELNKLIGSVERKGYTLIPLSLYWKNGRAKIEIGLAKGKKLHDKRTASKDRDWQREKERLMKHA; encoded by the coding sequence ATGGCCGATAAAAAATCGAAGAAAAAAAACAAGTCGCAAAACAATACCATCGCTACAAATCGCCAGGCTACGCACGAATATTTTATTGAAGAACGCTTCGAAGCGGGCTTAGTTTTAGAGGGGTGGGAAGTCAAAAGCCTGAGAGAGGGCCGTGCGCAACTAAAGGAAAGTTATGTACAAATCAAACGCGGCGAAGCTTGGCTTTACGGCGCGCACATTTCACCACTATTGTCCGCTTCCACACACGTCAATCCGGATTCGATACGCGGCCGAAAACTGTTGCTGCATCGCCAGGAACTGAACAAGTTAATCGGCAGCGTGGAGCGTAAGGGCTATACATTAATTCCGCTATCACTCTATTGGAAAAACGGCCGAGCCAAAATTGAAATCGGCCTGGCCAAAGGCAAAAAACTGCATGATAAGCGTACGGCGTCGAAAGACCGAGATTGGCAACGTGAAAAAGAGCGCTTGATGAAACACGCTTAG
- a CDS encoding HopJ type III effector protein: protein MTLTEFLDKLKSNKPVGFDETMAVIAEHYEYQPAEFCNGLEDNELINKAGSNEGSCKIFAFAKMNALDEQQTLKLFGDYYRLDVLNDPTGTGHQNIRNFMRYGWQGIQFKSMPLTLK, encoded by the coding sequence ATGACTTTAACTGAATTTCTCGACAAATTAAAATCCAATAAACCGGTCGGTTTCGATGAAACGATGGCCGTGATTGCCGAACACTACGAATATCAACCTGCCGAATTTTGCAACGGCCTCGAAGATAATGAATTGATCAATAAAGCCGGTTCAAACGAAGGCTCCTGCAAAATTTTCGCGTTCGCGAAAATGAACGCACTCGACGAGCAACAAACCCTGAAGCTCTTCGGCGATTATTACCGCTTGGACGTGTTGAACGACCCGACCGGAACAGGTCATCAAAATATTCGAAATTTCATGCGCTACGGCTGGCAAGGCATACAATTCAAAAGTATGCCGCTCACGCTCAAATAG
- a CDS encoding exosortase system-associated protein, TIGR04073 family, with the protein MNKLKPLAMTLVLVFGVHAPASQAEESYFSQVGDKFLTGFANIFTGLGEIPKNIVDASNKTNYIIGPTGGLINGTLHTLGRTASGVFDVITSPIPTKSMVEPKYVWSEFDKTTSYGGTFK; encoded by the coding sequence ATGAACAAATTAAAACCGTTGGCGATGACATTAGTTTTGGTATTCGGCGTCCATGCTCCTGCCAGCCAAGCAGAGGAAAGCTACTTTAGCCAAGTGGGCGACAAGTTCTTGACTGGATTCGCCAATATTTTTACCGGACTCGGCGAAATCCCTAAAAACATTGTCGATGCCAGCAACAAAACCAACTACATCATTGGCCCAACGGGCGGCTTGATCAACGGAACATTGCATACATTGGGAAGAACCGCATCCGGAGTCTTTGACGTGATAACCAGTCCGATTCCAACCAAAAGCATGGTAGAGCCCAAGTACGTTTGGTCTGAATTCGACAAAACTACGTCTTACGGCGGTACTTTCAAGTAA
- the hrpA gene encoding ATP-dependent RNA helicase HrpA, whose amino-acid sequence MSIHAQFKQLAHRLPECLNQDRYRLKRQLDRLRQDVKKGKDSVDKLADLTSRIEQSAALFSKRRASIPAISFPDLPVSGKKDEIAQLIRDNQVVIVCGETGSGKTTQLPKICLSIGRGSAGYIGHTQPRRIAARTVADRIAEELGEPVGKSVGYKVRFHDQTRKESLVKLMTDGILLAETQNDPYLNQYDTIIIDEAHERSLNIDFLLGYMKWLLPKRPDLKLIVTSATIDPERFSKHFADAPIIEVSGRTYPVEIRYRPIDQIEEDDETTADLQQAILDAVDELSRDMRGDILIFLSGEREIRETTESLRKHHPTGYEILPLYSKLSVAEQERVFKPKGGQRIVLATNVAETSLTVPGIRCVIDTGHARISRYSHRSKIQRLPIERISQASANQRAGRCGRVAEGICIRLYSKEDFQARPVFTEPEILRTNLSSVILQMIALKLGDIEDFPFIEPPEDKMIRDGKTMLHEVNALDKQGHLTEVGKQLAKLPTDPKLARMLLAAAEYQCLHEVSIIVAALSIQDPREKPAEKMQQADAKHAVFRHEESDFMTLLNLWNHFEEQKKHLSNNKLRKYCKDQFLSYVRMKEWFDIHAQIMQVIKGELKLKPNMIEAGYGEIHRALLPGLLSNIGFRHEQYEYLGARGLKFFIFPGSGLHKARPKWIMAAEQVETSKVYARTVARIEPEWIEACSGHLVKRNYYDPHWEKKAGRSGIYERTLLYGLTLQAKRKIPYEHVDPKAARDFFIRFGLVNQDYQTNAPFFKANQQLLEEVGYIQHKGRRVDLIEDEEWLYQFYDKKIPESVVNGITFDQWRKSVERENPKFLFLTKEDLTREQDDFINEWDFPDSKKVGRLTFALQYRFEPGHDEDGVTAVIPVHQLNQVSAQPFDWLVPGMLEEKIIALIKSLPKQLRKHFVPVPQTAKQCLEIEPDFKGSLFEWLGMRLRKLTGEAIPLTEWHPETLPEHLTMNFRIVDEHGKLFDYGRDLKKLQDKYAVEAGDSFDKKAADELNFTGCIQWAFDDLPETYEFIHEGQSFIGFPAIVDEGDAVGVKILDTCEKADRLHRAGLTRLFQLQLKKEKTYLTKNMPHKPAAELFVNQLPEHPLLKDYQGVSYKEDLLYTVFSELFVGDLSIRSQSVFEQRIREHKGELVSFANEAGRIVLDIVESTVAIKNRLSRLQQDNATVLDINEQLSLLIYSGFIRNTPLTQLKQIPRYLKAIDYRIDKIVGDAPKIPLVQRYCTRYWKEAANRAKKTVVLPEQEAFRWMLEEFRVSVFAQQLKTPYPISEKRMEKAWDQRQ is encoded by the coding sequence ATGTCTATACACGCACAATTCAAACAGCTTGCCCATCGATTACCGGAATGTCTGAATCAAGACCGCTATCGCCTGAAACGCCAACTCGACCGTCTGCGCCAAGATGTTAAAAAAGGCAAGGACTCGGTCGACAAGCTCGCTGACTTAACCAGCCGCATCGAACAATCGGCGGCATTGTTTTCGAAACGGCGGGCGTCGATTCCCGCGATCTCATTTCCCGATTTGCCGGTCAGCGGCAAAAAAGACGAAATCGCGCAGTTGATTCGGGACAATCAGGTCGTTATCGTCTGCGGCGAGACCGGTTCCGGCAAGACCACGCAATTGCCGAAAATCTGTTTGTCGATCGGCCGGGGTTCTGCCGGCTACATCGGTCACACGCAGCCGCGCCGCATCGCCGCGCGCACGGTTGCGGACCGCATTGCCGAGGAGTTGGGCGAACCGGTCGGCAAATCGGTCGGTTACAAGGTTCGTTTTCACGATCAAACTCGCAAGGAATCGTTAGTCAAATTAATGACTGACGGTATTTTGTTGGCCGAAACGCAAAACGATCCGTATTTGAATCAGTATGATACGATCATTATCGACGAGGCGCACGAGCGTAGCCTGAATATCGATTTTTTACTCGGCTACATGAAATGGCTGCTGCCGAAGCGTCCCGATCTGAAATTGATCGTCACGTCGGCGACGATCGACCCGGAGCGTTTTTCAAAACATTTCGCCGATGCGCCGATCATTGAGGTATCGGGCCGCACCTATCCGGTTGAAATTCGCTACAGGCCAATAGACCAGATCGAGGAAGATGACGAAACGACGGCCGATCTGCAACAAGCGATTCTCGATGCCGTCGACGAACTGTCGCGCGACATGCGCGGCGATATTTTGATATTTTTGAGCGGCGAGCGGGAAATACGCGAAACGACCGAATCGCTGCGCAAGCATCATCCGACCGGATACGAAATTCTGCCGCTGTATTCGAAATTGAGCGTCGCCGAACAGGAGCGGGTGTTCAAGCCGAAAGGCGGTCAGCGCATCGTGCTCGCGACCAACGTCGCCGAAACCTCGCTGACGGTGCCGGGCATCCGCTGCGTGATCGATACCGGACACGCGCGCATCAGCCGTTACAGTCATCGCAGCAAGATTCAACGTCTGCCGATCGAGCGCATCTCTCAGGCCAGCGCGAATCAAAGGGCAGGGCGCTGCGGCCGCGTCGCGGAAGGCATCTGCATTCGCCTGTATTCGAAGGAGGATTTTCAAGCACGTCCGGTATTTACCGAGCCGGAAATTTTGCGCACCAATCTGTCGTCGGTAATTCTGCAGATGATTGCGCTTAAGCTTGGCGATATCGAGGATTTTCCGTTTATCGAGCCGCCCGAGGATAAGATGATCCGCGACGGCAAGACGATGCTGCATGAGGTCAATGCGCTCGATAAGCAGGGTCATTTGACCGAAGTCGGCAAGCAGTTGGCCAAACTACCGACCGATCCTAAATTGGCCAGGATGCTGTTGGCCGCGGCTGAATATCAATGCCTCCATGAGGTATCGATCATTGTCGCGGCGTTAAGCATACAAGATCCGCGAGAAAAGCCGGCCGAGAAGATGCAGCAGGCCGATGCGAAACACGCCGTTTTTCGTCATGAAGAATCGGATTTCATGACGCTGCTGAATCTGTGGAACCATTTCGAGGAGCAGAAAAAGCATCTGTCGAACAACAAATTGCGCAAATACTGTAAGGATCAGTTTCTGTCCTATGTCCGCATGAAGGAATGGTTCGACATTCATGCGCAGATCATGCAGGTGATCAAAGGCGAATTGAAACTCAAACCGAACATGATCGAGGCCGGTTACGGCGAAATTCATCGCGCGTTGTTGCCGGGGCTGTTGTCGAACATCGGCTTCCGGCACGAGCAATACGAATATCTCGGCGCACGCGGACTCAAGTTTTTTATTTTTCCGGGTTCCGGTCTGCACAAGGCGCGTCCGAAATGGATCATGGCCGCCGAACAGGTCGAGACCAGCAAGGTTTACGCGCGCACGGTCGCCCGCATCGAGCCGGAATGGATCGAGGCTTGTTCCGGGCATCTGGTCAAGCGCAATTACTACGATCCGCACTGGGAAAAAAAGGCCGGCCGCAGCGGCATTTACGAGCGCACGCTGTTATACGGATTGACACTGCAGGCGAAGCGTAAAATTCCTTACGAACACGTCGACCCGAAGGCTGCGCGCGATTTCTTTATTCGCTTCGGGCTGGTCAATCAGGATTATCAGACCAATGCGCCGTTTTTCAAGGCCAACCAGCAACTGCTCGAAGAAGTCGGTTATATTCAGCATAAAGGCCGGCGTGTCGATTTGATCGAAGACGAGGAGTGGCTGTATCAGTTTTACGATAAAAAAATTCCCGAATCGGTCGTCAACGGCATTACGTTCGATCAATGGCGTAAGAGTGTCGAACGCGAAAATCCGAAGTTTCTGTTTTTGACCAAGGAGGATTTGACGAGGGAACAGGATGACTTCATCAACGAATGGGATTTCCCGGATAGCAAAAAAGTCGGGCGCCTAACCTTCGCTTTGCAATATCGCTTCGAACCGGGGCACGACGAAGACGGCGTGACCGCGGTCATTCCGGTGCATCAACTCAATCAAGTGAGCGCGCAACCCTTCGACTGGCTGGTGCCGGGCATGCTCGAGGAAAAAATCATCGCTCTGATCAAGTCGCTGCCGAAACAGCTCCGCAAGCATTTCGTGCCGGTGCCGCAGACGGCGAAGCAGTGTCTCGAAATCGAGCCTGATTTCAAGGGTTCGCTATTTGAATGGCTCGGCATGCGTTTGCGTAAGTTGACCGGCGAGGCGATTCCGTTGACCGAGTGGCATCCGGAAACCCTGCCCGAACACTTGACGATGAATTTCCGTATCGTCGACGAGCACGGTAAGTTGTTCGACTACGGCCGCGATCTAAAAAAACTGCAGGATAAATACGCAGTCGAGGCCGGCGATAGTTTCGACAAGAAAGCCGCCGATGAATTGAATTTTACCGGCTGCATTCAATGGGCCTTCGACGATTTGCCGGAAACCTACGAATTCATACACGAAGGTCAGTCGTTCATCGGTTTCCCGGCGATCGTCGACGAAGGTGATGCGGTCGGCGTCAAGATTTTAGATACATGTGAAAAAGCCGACCGATTGCACAGAGCCGGATTGACCCGGTTGTTCCAATTGCAGTTAAAGAAGGAAAAGACTTATCTGACGAAAAATATGCCACATAAGCCGGCTGCGGAGCTCTTCGTCAATCAATTGCCGGAGCATCCGTTGTTGAAGGATTATCAAGGTGTTTCATACAAGGAAGACTTGCTCTATACGGTGTTTTCGGAATTGTTCGTCGGTGACCTTTCAATCAGGTCTCAGTCGGTTTTCGAACAGCGCATTCGAGAGCACAAAGGCGAACTGGTGTCGTTTGCGAACGAAGCGGGCAGAATCGTGCTGGACATCGTCGAGAGCACTGTTGCGATTAAGAATCGGTTGTCGCGTTTGCAGCAGGACAACGCGACGGTGCTCGACATCAACGAGCAGTTGAGCCTATTGATTTATTCGGGATTCATTCGCAATACGCCGCTGACGCAACTCAAGCAAATACCGCGGTATCTGAAGGCGATCGATTACCGTATCGATAAAATCGTCGGCGATGCGCCGAAAATTCCGCTCGTGCAGCGTTATTGCACGCGCTACTGGAAAGAAGCCGCGAACCGGGCCAAGAAAACCGTCGTGCTGCCGGAACAAGAGGCGTTCCGCTGGATGCTCGAAGAATTTCGCGTGTCGGTGTTCGCTCAGCAATTAAAAACGCCATATCCTATTTCGGAAAAGCGCATGGAAAAGGCCTGGGATCAGCGGCAATAG
- a CDS encoding exosortase system-associated protein, TIGR04073 family translates to MYKFKPIAMALVLAFGVHAPASQAEESYFSQVGDKFLTGFANIFTGLGEIPKNIVDASNKTNYIIGPTGGLINGTLHTLGRTASGVFDVITSPIPTKSMVEPKYVWSEFDKTTSYGGTFKESETHSLEILETN, encoded by the coding sequence ATGTATAAATTCAAACCCATCGCAATGGCTTTAGTTTTGGCATTTGGTGTCCATGCTCCTGCCAGCCAAGCAGAGGAAAGCTACTTTAGCCAAGTGGGCGACAAGTTCTTGACCGGATTCGCCAATATTTTTACCGGACTCGGCGAAATCCCTAAAAACATTGTCGATGCCAGCAACAAAACCAACTACATCATTGGCCCAACGGGCGGCTTGATCAACGGAACATTGCATACTTTGGGTAGAACCGCTTCCGGCGTGTTTGACGTGATAACCAGCCCGATTCCAACCAAAAGCATGGTAGAGCCCAAGTACGTTTGGTCTGAATTCGACAAAACTACGTCTTACGGCGGTACTTTCAAGGAGTCTGAAACGCATTCATTAGAAATCTTGGAAACAAATTAA
- a CDS encoding FAD-binding oxidoreductase — protein sequence MDIDFLIVGQGLAGSLLAFELIQRNARVMVVDDGRENASQVAAGLINPVTGIRLVKSDRVDDCLPEAKALYSRLSKVFARNFLVEKTMFRLLCNEAEVKQSQKRLSDPEYNTYLSKIHPRESFAYPFQDCRRLLEQKQTGYLNTRPLLDALRDFFIGLDSYRKFTFDFRGTQVFESFYRLGFKPKQIVFCEGYRLIYNPWFSWLPLQAVKGEILTIESDFALPEQIINFGNWLIPIGENRCRTGATFDRHCTDTTITEQAKHRLIQSLAKIDSRFESKTRIVDQQANIRPCTPDRMPFLGRHPANPQLWVFNGFGAKGSLQIPWYSRHLADVLLNGSYLDKHCNIRRYYETHFLGSRSA from the coding sequence ATGGATATCGATTTTCTGATCGTAGGACAAGGACTGGCCGGAAGCCTGCTTGCCTTTGAGCTGATACAACGCAACGCACGGGTCATGGTCGTCGACGACGGCCGCGAAAATGCTTCGCAAGTCGCGGCCGGACTCATTAATCCTGTTACCGGCATACGCCTGGTCAAATCCGATCGGGTCGACGATTGTTTGCCGGAAGCGAAAGCGCTCTACAGCCGTCTGTCGAAAGTCTTCGCCCGAAATTTCCTCGTAGAAAAAACGATGTTTCGCCTGCTGTGCAACGAGGCCGAAGTTAAGCAAAGCCAAAAACGCTTGAGCGACCCGGAATATAACACCTACCTATCGAAAATACATCCACGAGAGTCATTCGCTTATCCGTTTCAAGACTGCCGTCGGTTATTGGAGCAAAAACAAACCGGCTATCTAAATACTCGTCCGCTGCTCGACGCTTTGCGGGACTTCTTTATCGGTCTCGACAGCTATCGAAAATTTACGTTCGATTTTCGCGGTACACAAGTGTTTGAATCTTTCTATCGGCTGGGATTCAAGCCGAAACAGATAGTTTTTTGCGAAGGATACCGTTTAATCTATAACCCATGGTTTTCCTGGCTACCGTTGCAGGCGGTCAAAGGCGAGATACTGACCATCGAAAGCGACTTTGCTCTACCGGAACAAATCATCAATTTCGGAAACTGGCTGATTCCCATCGGGGAAAATCGTTGCCGGACCGGTGCGACATTCGACAGGCATTGCACAGATACAACCATTACAGAGCAGGCCAAGCACCGATTGATTCAATCGCTTGCCAAGATAGATTCACGTTTCGAATCCAAAACGCGCATCGTCGATCAACAAGCCAACATCCGCCCCTGCACGCCGGACCGAATGCCTTTTCTAGGCCGGCATCCCGCAAATCCCCAGCTTTGGGTATTCAACGGTTTCGGCGCCAAGGGCAGCCTGCAAATTCCGTGGTACAGCCGTCATTTGGCCGATGTCTTGCTTAACGGCTCATACTTGGATAAACACTGCAACATCCGACGATATTATGAAACGCATTTCCTTGGTTCACGAAGCGCATAA